The stretch of DNA GAGTACAAGAAAGGCAGGATGGGTGCAGGTCCTTTCAGCGCATTTCAAGCAGGATCATTAGCAGGATGAGACAGGAAGACAATAAATGTGCAATGATTTGTGACCCACACACCAAATACCCAGAGTCTTGCTGTTCTGTCAGAATTGACGATATGATCCTTGTTATGTCTGTAAAACTCAGTCCTCACGTATTTATTGTATATGCTTTCGAGCACATTTTTGCTCTAACTTCTGACTCTATACACACCCCAGGATAAGCCTTGATCTAGCCATAACGGACCACTCTCCTCACACAAACGCTATCCACGAAATTTAAATAGTAAGTGAGGCTCCAAGCAAGGCACTGGCATCCACAGTGATTAAGGAGTACATTGCTTGTCTCCCAAGGTACAGCTGGACAGTTTGGATGCGCAGTTGATTACCTTAAGCAAGTGCTGTCTGTGAGGGGCTTCTGGGTGACCATCAGACTCTCTGCACTTAAGGACTCGGTCATTGATTTAGCCTCATTCAGCTGGCTCTCCAGGTCTGAAATGAACAACGCTTAATGTAAACATTACCTCCACATACCAGTCGGTGTTTCCCTAAAGAAAATGACGCTAGGGGATGGATTCAGTTTAGTCTGCACGTTTTACTGTACGCTGTCTTTAGGATTGTTTGTTTTATCTGGTGGCGAGCATTCAAACGTCTGCCTGACAACAGAGCTGGATCAAATCTGTACCTCTCATAATATGTTCCAGTCCTTGTAGCTCCAAATGGAGACCTCTCTTTTCTTCTTGCATAGAGTTCATCCGAGTATTCTTCCGGCCCATGGACTCCATCTCTAAGACAGGATGGAAAAAACAGTACATGGGGTTACCATAAAGCCTCAGGGTTGGTCAGAACAGGGCATGGTTAGTGTAGCATCAGGTTATATAATGTAAATATATTAACCATGAATAAACTAGCAATACCCAATGAATATAAAATGACCCTACTTCACATGTTAATATAAACAGTGGCTTCTCTACCTTTGTTTAAAGAGCTAACCTCCTCCTCCAAGTTACGTATCTCAGATTGGGTTTGGCTCTCAAACACAGTCTCCCTGTTATTCAAAAGGCTAAAGTCGCTGTTGAAAGTCATGATTTCTTTCATGAATTTCTCCTGTTCCTCCTTCGATGACTTCTTTATTGTCTCCTTCAAACATATGagcacagcaacaaaaaaaaggtaaATAGGTTAATGTAGCCTAGATCTATTGAATAACAATGTACTGTCATGTTGTATTTGTTTAACGTTTGAGTGTGCTTGAATGCCCTTGACAGGAATCACTCACCAAGTGTTTCCTGAGATCCTTCTGCTGTCTCAGAAGCTCCCCTGCCTGCTTTTCAACTTGTACTTGACGCTTTTTCATTAGGTCATAGTGCAGCTTTGTCTCTGATAGATGCTGAGCCTGGAAGGACACACTTTTAGCAGTtccataaaacaaaacaaaaactatacTTTCATTAGTCTGTCCCATTCCATGAAGTTTGATACTTGATTGAACAGTTAGTATATTGAAATAAAGGGAAAAGATATGTTATCTCATTTTAGTAGCTATACTATAGGCACACTGTATTGCCTAGCCTCAACATTCCCCtcacaatatttatatattttttttataagccATTCAGACCAAAAGAAGGCAAATGGTACCATTAAGGTAATTACATACTACCTGGCTTCAAATGATATAAGCAATTGTGAAGGTTAATTGTGCCAGTGGAAAGCATTGAAAATTACCGTCTAAAATGCATGGCATTCATGGGCCTCCTGGGTGRYRcagtggtctaaggcactgcatcgccactagctgtgccaccagagacgctgggttcgagcccaggctctgtcgcagccggccgtgaccgggaggtccatggggcgatgcacaattggcctaRcgtcgtccgggttaaggagggtttggccggtagggatatccttgtctcatctaGCGACTCCTGCAMtagcgactcctgtggcgggcagtgcacgctgaccaggtcgctaggtgtacgctgtttcctccgacacattggtgcggctggcttgccgggttggatgcgcactgtattaagaagcagtgtggcttggttgggttgtgtttcagaggacgcatggctctatTATGAGGTTAGCTCTTttatgagacaagacagtaactacaaacaattggataccacgaaagattggggagaaaaaggatgtatttttttttttaaatgcatggcATTCAGGACATTTGGTTACTATGAGTGTTAAAGTTacaaagttaaaaataaataaatataaaatataaatataaataaatcaataaatataaCGAAGGGAACAGTTAAAGAGAGCTTGAAAGTAAACTGTCTGGCTGAAGACAAATTAAT from Salvelinus sp. IW2-2015 linkage group LG25, ASM291031v2, whole genome shotgun sequence encodes:
- the ccdc172 gene encoding coiled-coil domain-containing protein 172: MSLDTLFQQILLTEQQISEKTRQSQEVKAAIARCQDRVKSLTAKSECLSKELDEKAQHLSETKLHYDLMKKRQVQVEKQAGELLRQQKDLRKHLETIKKSSKEEQEKFMKEIMTFNSDFSLLNNRETVFESQTQSEIRNLEEEVSSLNKEMESMGRKNTRMNSMQEEKRGLHLELQGLEHIMRDLESQLNEAKSMTESLSAESLMVTQKPLTDSTCLRLKKELEMHKEGELELLREALSSEILLLQSVITLSYSNL